The Choristoneura fumiferana chromosome 10, NRCan_CFum_1, whole genome shotgun sequence genome has a segment encoding these proteins:
- the LOC141432180 gene encoding nose resistant to fluoxetine protein 6-like yields MAIKFLLFVCLILLIDVNAYLEFEVPRQAFDMDLYKNVLDEELCKDQLGYIVANNSILMAQFLDAGIRTPRGILQGNFVDLGNYHECLAINANFEPLNIEGKYCMLNIPVAQDLELPLPEWPEEIPEFQWPELLPNTKQHRKMIRDIRSMQTQSKLHGQLIGIDTNVMRVSEENLLDGMSIKVALCLPKACTSKQAVDTLLINTTTVGFKFTEDYCRLKNDKPYTPGDYTAMAILSLIILITILSTCYDFYYSLLKRDSKKASTVGKSFSLYTNTRRLVTYNSVPGALECLDGIRAIAMMWVIVGHTYSTDMTAPFYNASELFTWITSFSSIWILAAPITVDTFFLLSGLLIVYTTVGKLSRMRLLKNLHLFYLNRLLRMFPVLATGVFLQATLFNHVSDGPQWNIVAAKVDRCRTYWWSTLTYLQIYLTDSWCIGPTWYLAVDVQLHILSPLVLFWILGKKRSAWIALTLVLLVTLAASTTYNYIMKFQPGPVMLTVSVEENLRYHRYYYINTLTRCTPFFIGMLFGYLLHIFKGKQIRIPVYIVSICWACSFFVSAAIIYSVHRTIQLDWDNQFLDGAINSFSRPAWAACVGWMIFACTHGYGGPINWFLSLRMWKLPARISFAMYIFHYPLMHIVSASAVAPGYFTVAAYFYRFLSNYVASFVVAFMVTLLVDSPFSTLIKLALRGGPKRPRQMKSGNKEINGENKEDGVDNPAFVSDLEKRESKTQF; encoded by the exons atggcaattaagtttttattatttgtttgtttaattctcTTAATTGATGTAAATGCGTATTTAGAATTCGAAGTTCCTAGACAGGCATTTGATATGGATTTGTACAAAAATGTCTTGGATGAGGAGCTTTGTAAGGACCAGCTTGGTTATATTGTGGCTAATAATTCCATACTGATGGCTCAAT TTCTCGATGCTGGTATAAGAACACCAAGAGGTATCCTGCAAGGCAACTTCGTAGACCTAGGCAATTACCATGAGTGCTTGGCAATCAATGCAAACTTTGAACCATTAAACATTGAAGGCAAATATTGCATGCTCAATATTCCTGTAGCTCAAGACCTTGAACTACCCTTACCAGAATGGCCTGAAGAAATTCCAGAGTTTCAATGGCCAGAGCTTTTGCCAAACACAAAACAACACCGGAAGATGATCAGAGATATAAGGAGCATGCAAACACAGTCGAAACTACACGGTCAATTAATTGGGATTGATACAAATGTTATGAG ggTATCAGAAGAAAACCTTCTGGACGGCATGTCAATCAAGGTAGCACTTTGTCTCCCTAAAGCGTGCACTTCAAAGCAAGCTGTCGATACGTTGCTGATTAACACTACCACTGTGGGATTTAAGTTTACGGAGGATTATTGTAGATTGAAGAATGACAAGCCATACACTCCTGGGGATTACACGGCCAT GGCTATCTTAAGTTTAATAATCCTAATAACCATCCTGTCCACGTGCTATGATTTCTACTACTCTCTATTGAAAAGAG ATTCAAAGAAAGCCAGCACTGTGGGTAAATCGTTCTCTCTCTACACCAACACACGCCGCCTGGTCACATACAACTCTGTTCCTGGTGCGTTGGAGTGCCTGGACGGCATCAGAGCCATAGCCATGATGTGGGTTATAGTTGGCCACACTTACTCCACAGATATGACTGCGCCTTTCTATAATGCATCGGAATTGTTCACG TGGATCACATCATTTTCTTCAATCTGGATTTTGGCAGCACCCATTACAGTTGACACTTTCTTCTTGTTGAGTGGACTGCTTATTGTCTACACTACAGTTGGGAAATTGAGCCGAA TGCGTCTTTTGAAGAACCTTCATTTGTTTTATCTCAACCGCCTCCTTCGGATGTTTCCGGTTCTAGCCACCGGCGTTTTTCTTCAAGCGACATTGTTTAATCACGTGTCTGATGGCCCACAATGGAATATAGTGGCCGCGAAAGTGGACAGATGCAGGACCTACTGGTGGTCCACGTTGACTTATTTGCAGATATATTTAACTGACAGCTGG TGTATTGGTCCAACTTGGTACCTAGCCGTGGATGTTCAGCTCCATATTCTGTCACCTTTGGTCCTATTCTGGATCCTCGGTAAAAAGCGATCAGCGTGGATTGCTCTGACACTAGTTTTGCTGGTGACTTTGGCAGCATCAACGACCTACAACTACATAATGAAGTTCCAGCCGGGCCCAGTCATGCTAAC GGTTTCAGTTGAAGAAAACCTGCGCTACCATCGATACTACTACATAAATACACTGACAAGGTGCACGCCTTTCTTTATCGGTATGCTGTTTGGATACCTTCTGCATATTTTTAAGGGAAAACAGATCCGCATCCCAGTG TACATCGTATCCATCTGCTGGGCTTGTTCCTTTTTCGTGTCTGCAGCCATCATCTACTCCGTGCATCGAACTATACAGCTGGATTGGGACAACCAATTCTTAGACGGTGCAATCAACTCCTTCTCAAGACCTGCCTGGGCTGCTTGCGTTGGCTGGATGATATTTGCTTGCACACATGGCTATGGGG GTCCAATTAACTGGTTCCTATCACTGCGGATGTGGAAGCTGCCAGCTCGAATCTCCTTCGCTATGTATATCTTCCACTACCCTCTAATGCACATAGTGAGCGCCTCTGCTGTAGCTCCTGGCTACTTTACAGTTGCAGCTTAT TTTTACAGATTCCTTAGTAATTACGTGGCATCTTTTGTGGTTGCCTTCATGGTCACATTACTAGTGGACTCACCTTTCTCTACACTCATCAAACTGGCTTTGAGAGGAG GACCGAAAAGACCAAGGCAAATGAAGTCAGGAAACAAAGAAATTAACGGTGAAAATAAGGAAGATGGTGTGGATAACCCCGCTTTTGTTTCGGATTTGGAAAAAAGAGAAAGCAAAACTCAATTTTAG